ATCCATACAATTTTCCAAAAATTTAACAAGCGTTTAACAGCCTTCCCAATTAGGCAGGCATAGATGTCAAAACCAACCTCAGCTTGGCATGAATGAGATTGAGTTGAGCCAAGCCTAAATCCACATTACCTTCTACCACAATGCCGGTATTTAAAAGTCGGTCAAGCAGTTCCAAAATAGAGGGATTGGTACTGCTTTCTCCCGGATAGTAACTTCCCGGCGACGGTAAAAGCGTCCCGAATTCTCCAAGATTTACATTGAGATCGGCAGGATCGACTTCAAAAATATCGCACAAATGGAGAACTTGCTCTGACAATTTTTCCAGGCTTTCAGCCGCTCTATCTAAATCAGAGTCAGTGAGAATTCCTGCTTCCATGCGCCGAATTATTTGTGCTTCCAGCAACTGGCGCACCAGTTCCACAACAGTTAACAGTAAAGGAGCTAAACCCGCTTTACTGTTAACTTTGTCAGCAGCGGAGAATACTTCAGTAGAATTTTCACAAGGCGTGCAAGTTAATGCCATGATGTAAGTTATTTACTGATTTTTTGGCGGCGAGGTTCAATGGCTGAAATTCTGAGGTGAGCAGCTTTATCTTTACTGGAATGACGCCACTTTTCTAGAGACTTGTTATTGTGCAAGCTCGGAATTTTCTGGCTGGTCGGGATATCTTTCATTGTTTTGATCGTAATCATATGCTTCCTTTGCACCTGATGGTAGTTGAGTATTGGTCAAAGCTTTGAGCGATCGCAGTTCTGTTTCTAAACTTTGCAATCGTTCTAGAAGTTGTTGATTTTGCTCCATCAAACCTTGAGATTTGCTACTGAGATAGGGGTCATTTTCCCACCAATTGATTCCCATTTCCCGCGCTTTATCAACTGAAGAAATTAACAAGCGAATACGGATGTGGAGAAGTTCGGTGGTGGCGATGGATACGGAAATATCACCAGCAATCACAATTCCCTTATCTAAAACTCTTTCGAGGATATCCGCTAAGGTAGAACCTTGAGTGGATGTAGTAATGGCTCGACTGGAGTTTGTCTGAGGACGTGTCGGAAGGATAGAGGAAGTCACGATTAGTTTGACTCAAAAAGGGTGAAAAAACGGTCTTGCTGATTGAGCAAGTTTTTTTGTAACAGAGAACTTAGCGCTGTTTCTGCTTGATTGCGACTGATGTTTAATGCCTTGCGAATTTCAGTTACGTCGGCAGTTTTTTTCTGTTGCAAGTAGCGGTAAATTTCTGGTTCGTGGGGAACTAAATTTTCTGGAGAAACGGTATCTGAATCTGGCAAACCAGGTGCAACAGCAAGGTCGATCGATTCGATTTCTA
This Aerosakkonema funiforme FACHB-1375 DNA region includes the following protein-coding sequences:
- a CDS encoding gas vesicle protein gives rise to the protein MTSSILPTRPQTNSSRAITTSTQGSTLADILERVLDKGIVIAGDISVSIATTELLHIRIRLLISSVDKAREMGINWWENDPYLSSKSQGLMEQNQQLLERLQSLETELRSLKALTNTQLPSGAKEAYDYDQNNERYPDQPENSELAQ
- a CDS encoding gas vesicle protein K; protein product: MALTCTPCENSTEVFSAADKVNSKAGLAPLLLTVVELVRQLLEAQIIRRMEAGILTDSDLDRAAESLEKLSEQVLHLCDIFEVDPADLNVNLGEFGTLLPSPGSYYPGESSTNPSILELLDRLLNTGIVVEGNVDLGLAQLNLIHAKLRLVLTSMPA